The segment AAGATATTCAAGACCAAATACTTTTTGAATACCTGCAATTGCTCTGCCGCCGGGGGCGGTAATTTCATGAGAGATGAGATCTGTATCGATAATGCCGGCGCCAAGCTTACCAAGTAGATCGCTCACAGTCGTTTTGCCCGAACCGATGCCTCCCGTTAATCCAATCAGGGGAAGCACCCCTTTTAGGTGGGCTAAATCAGTTGGGGAAGAAGGTTTTGAATGAATTGTGGCCATAACAACTCAATAATGCCAGCAATAGCCAAAAATGGGCCAAATGGAAAAGCCTGGTGTAACTTTTGTTTATTGAATTTTAGCCAAGCAAGCCCGCCTATAAGCCCAAGAAACGAGGCAATGAAAAGAATGTTGGGGAGTGCAACCCATCCTAGCCATGCTCCAAGAGCAGCCAAGAGTTTGGCATCTCCCATGCCAATTCCGTTGCGCCCCTTTATGGCTCTAAACCCAGTGTTGAGGGCCCATAAAAACCCATAGCCCATAATTCCTCCAATCAAGGCAGATGAGGTATTGGTAAATCCTGGCTCACTTACCGCGTTAAAAACTATTCCAATGCAAATTAAGGGTAATGTGACATAGTCTGGCAGGCGAAAGGTGTGCCAATCGATATAAGCTAGATACAGCAAGCTCAATATCAGCAGCAGTTTCATTATGAAGTGGAGTGATTCCAAGCCCATTAAACAATTTGCCCTAGGTTAAAGATAGGTAGATACAGAATTATGACCAATCCACCAATGACAAACCCAACCAAAAGAATGAGGAAGGGTTCTAAGCTATTGCTGAGTGAGTGGAGTTTACTGCTCAGTTGTTGATCAAGAGTATTGGCACGCTTATTAAGCATTTGCGCTAATGATCCACTTTGTGCAGCGATATGAAGTAGTAATAAGGTTTCAGTATCCATGAAGAGGGCTCGAGGATCTGATTTTTTGAGCGCTTCACTGACTGGGTAGCCACACGTGAGATGCTTAAACATTTCAGCGCTAAAGTCATGACTTACCCAATGATTGGAAGATTGCGCTGTTACTCGGAGTGCATCTGGAAGCGCTAGACCTGCATTGATGAGGTGCCCTAAGGTTCGACACCAATTTCCAAGGGTTGCTAGTCTAAATAAATTACCCAGTAGCGGCAATCTCAAGACGAGGCGATCACAATGGCGTTGTAAAGCAATTAACTTATGCCATGAAAATAAGAAGCAAGTGATGATGCATATGCTGATGATGAGTAAGCCAATAAAATTTTTCTCAATCACTTGGGAGATAGCAATCAGTAGCAGTGTTGGTGCTGGGAGCTCTGCTTGAAAGTTATCAAATACCTCTTTGAATACAGGCACTACCCAAAGCATCATCACAATGACCAAGGTCACTGAAGTGGCGAGTGTAACTAAGGGGTAGGTAAGAGATTGAATTACTTTGCGACGTAATTCAATTTGGGCCTCTAGCTGTTTTGAGATCGTATCCAGCGCTAAGCCAAGATCTCCAGAGCGTTCGCTTACCCGAATCAGGTTGATAAATTCTTGAGAGAACTTTCCAGTTTTTGCGCCTAGGCAATGCGAAAGACTATTGCCGCCTTGTAAGTGCAAGCGAACTTGTTCTAGCCATCCGCGCCAGGATTTTTGGGTGGATTGGGTGATGATTTCAATGGCATTGAGTAGTGGCAATCCAGCTTGGATCAAGGAGAGTAGTTGCTGTGCAAAATGCAGTTGCTCTAATTGACTCAACTCATTTTTTGAAATGAAATTTTTCAATGCCAAGTACCTACTTCATCATCTAGGGTGGCTTGGTCAATCAATCCTGCTTTTACAGCGAGAGCTCCTGCAGAATGAAGATCTAAAAAAGGAGCAGATGAAAAAAGTTGACTCCCTGCTAAAACCTCATGAACGCCTATGCGACCAAAGTATCCCGAGCTAGTGCATTGAGGACATTGATCGGTCTTTATATAGTTGATGCATTGCATGCAACGCTGACGCACTAGTCTTTGTGAGCTAACGCAGCGTAAACAAGACTCAATTGCCTCGGAATCAATCCCTAAGTTTTTAAGGCGACTTAATACCCCTGATGCATTGCGAGTATGAAGCGTACTAAGAACGAGGTGTCCAGTTTGGGCGGCCTGAATTGCCAATTGGGCGCTAGCAATATCACGTATCTCACCGATCATGATGACATCCGGATCTTGCCGAAGTAAAGCTCGGATGATGGTTGGGAAATCTAAGCCAGCACGTGGATGGTAGGCTACTTGATTAATGCCTGGCAGTTGAATTTCGATAGGGTCTTCAACTGAGCAGATATTGCGATTGACTTGATTGAGTTCATTAAGACAGCTATACAGAGTGCGTGTCTTACCGCTTCCCGTAGGGCCTGTTACCAGAATTAAGCCATTGGTTTGGCGTAGCGCATGACGAAATAAATCTAGTTGTTCGGGTAATAAACCAAGTTTTTCAAGAGATAGATCACCTACTTGATTGGGCAATATGCGAACAACGGCTTTTTCACCATGAAGCGTGGGAATAATGGAGACTCGGCAGTTAGTATCGGGCTTGCTGAAAATGTGACCAATGGATAGGCGACCGTCTTGAGGAATTCTTTTCTCAGCTATATCGAGACGCGATAACATTTTGATGCGCGTAATTAGGCGCTCGTGTAAGTTAATGGGGTATTGAGTTTGGTGAATCAGTTGCCCATCAACCCTAAGGCGTACTTCACCCTGCAGGGATCTAGGCTCGATGTGAATATCGCTTGCTCTGGACTCTAATGCATTTACAGTAATTTCATGCCAGGTTCGAACAATCAACGAATCATGCTGCAAATTGCTCAATGAATATCAGGCTGACTATTTGGGCGATAGAGTTTGACGGTTTTCACGCTATGCTCATCAAACTGCACAATTTCCATCACAACATCAGCAATGCGGATACTCACGTCATGATCTGGAATGGCCTCTAGTTTTTCTAGGATGAGACCATTTAAAGTGCGCGGCCCATCTAAAGGTAAATCTAAATTGAGTAGACGATTTAAATCACGGAGAGCTGCAGTACCGTTGGCAAGGTATGTCCCATCTGCAAGCCAGTGAGGTTCATTGGAAAGATTGGAGAACGAGGTCGTAAACTCACCAATGAGTTCTTCGACAATATCTTCAAAGGTAACCAGTCCAAGCACTTCACCATATTCATTGACGACTAAACTCAAGCGTTGCTGATTGTCTTGGAAAAACTGCATTTGTTGTAAGACTGGAGTGCCGCTGGGAATAAAGTAAGGCTCATTGAGAAGTGCCTTAAAGTCTTCATGACAAAGTTCTGTGTTTCCCAGCAGAGATAATGCTTTTTTTACTGAAAGAATCCCGATGATGCGCTCAGAGTCTCCATCACAAACCGGCAATTTATTGTGATAACAAGTTTCTAGTTGCTGCATTACTTCATCAATAGGTCTTGATAGATCTAAGGTTTCAATTTTAGATCTCGGCGTCATGACATCATCAACCAGAATATTTTCTAGGTTAAATAGATTGAGCAAAATATTGCGATGATGGGTCGATACAAATCGATTGGATTCGAGGACTAAGCTGCGTAACTCCTCTTTACTCATTGCCCTATTTTCAGCGGAGGTTTGCAGTCGTAAAGCTTTCATCAGTCCAGATACAAAGCTATTGATGAACCATAGCAGTGGCTTCAGAATATAGCTTAGTGGCAGAATAACCCAGCCAACCTTGCTGGCTATCTTTTCTGGAAATGCGGTACCGATGACCTTCGGGGTGATTTCGCTAAAGATGATGATCAGTAATGCCACTACTAACGTGGCAATAGATAGAACTACGCCGCTATCACCAAAAATATGTAAAGCGATACCAGTTACTAGAATAGGTAAGACGGTATTAATTAGATTGTTGGAGATGAGCAGGACTGAGAGAAGCGAGTCAATTCTTTTTAATAGGCGTTCCGCTAGGGCGGCACCTCGGTTACCGTTGTGAGCCATTGCGCGAAGACGATGGCGATTGGCGGAAAGCATGCTCGTTTCAGCCATTGAAAAAAAGCCAGAAAGAGCAAGTAAAAATAGGACTAAGGCGACTTGACCAATGAGGGGCCAATCATCAAAAAAAGTGTCCATTCAGTACGCCTACAAAATAATAAGAAGAATCAATATAGCAAAGTACGGTTTCAGTATCTATCTCAGTGGCTGAGATGTATCAGAATGCCTTCGGATATCTATGTCAGAATCTTCAGCATGACAGCTTCTAATCTAAAAATAACGCCTAATTTAAAGAAATATTGCGTTATGTCCGCGCCTTTTGGGTGTTTGGGAGTGGAAACAGAGCTCATTGATGGTAG is part of the Polynucleobacter sp. es-EL-1 genome and harbors:
- a CDS encoding A24 family peptidase encodes the protein MKLLLILSLLYLAYIDWHTFRLPDYVTLPLICIGIVFNAVSEPGFTNTSSALIGGIMGYGFLWALNTGFRAIKGRNGIGMGDAKLLAALGAWLGWVALPNILFIASFLGLIGGLAWLKFNKQKLHQAFPFGPFLAIAGIIELLWPQFIQNLLPQLI
- a CDS encoding type II secretion system F family protein — protein: MALKNFISKNELSQLEQLHFAQQLLSLIQAGLPLLNAIEIITQSTQKSWRGWLEQVRLHLQGGNSLSHCLGAKTGKFSQEFINLIRVSERSGDLGLALDTISKQLEAQIELRRKVIQSLTYPLVTLATSVTLVIVMMLWVVPVFKEVFDNFQAELPAPTLLLIAISQVIEKNFIGLLIISICIITCFLFSWHKLIALQRHCDRLVLRLPLLGNLFRLATLGNWCRTLGHLINAGLALPDALRVTAQSSNHWVSHDFSAEMFKHLTCGYPVSEALKKSDPRALFMDTETLLLLHIAAQSGSLAQMLNKRANTLDQQLSSKLHSLSNSLEPFLILLVGFVIGGLVIILYLPIFNLGQIV
- a CDS encoding GspE/PulE family protein, giving the protein MIVRTWHEITVNALESRASDIHIEPRSLQGEVRLRVDGQLIHQTQYPINLHERLITRIKMLSRLDIAEKRIPQDGRLSIGHIFSKPDTNCRVSIIPTLHGEKAVVRILPNQVGDLSLEKLGLLPEQLDLFRHALRQTNGLILVTGPTGSGKTRTLYSCLNELNQVNRNICSVEDPIEIQLPGINQVAYHPRAGLDFPTIIRALLRQDPDVIMIGEIRDIASAQLAIQAAQTGHLVLSTLHTRNASGVLSRLKNLGIDSEAIESCLRCVSSQRLVRQRCMQCINYIKTDQCPQCTSSGYFGRIGVHEVLAGSQLFSSAPFLDLHSAGALAVKAGLIDQATLDDEVGTWH
- a CDS encoding HlyC/CorC family transporter; amino-acid sequence: MDTFFDDWPLIGQVALVLFLLALSGFFSMAETSMLSANRHRLRAMAHNGNRGAALAERLLKRIDSLLSVLLISNNLINTVLPILVTGIALHIFGDSGVVLSIATLVVALLIIIFSEITPKVIGTAFPEKIASKVGWVILPLSYILKPLLWFINSFVSGLMKALRLQTSAENRAMSKEELRSLVLESNRFVSTHHRNILLNLFNLENILVDDVMTPRSKIETLDLSRPIDEVMQQLETCYHNKLPVCDGDSERIIGILSVKKALSLLGNTELCHEDFKALLNEPYFIPSGTPVLQQMQFFQDNQQRLSLVVNEYGEVLGLVTFEDIVEELIGEFTTSFSNLSNEPHWLADGTYLANGTAALRDLNRLLNLDLPLDGPRTLNGLILEKLEAIPDHDVSIRIADVVMEIVQFDEHSVKTVKLYRPNSQPDIH